In Pirellula sp. SH-Sr6A, the DNA window CGGTCGATTTGTCGGACGCAGAATCGCATCCCATACTGAACGTGAGGAGCAGGCCAAAGGTCAGCCATGCCGCGGAGAGAAAGGAAGTCTTCACAGTATTTGCACCCGCGCGACGGAGGATTTAAGGACTAGATCCGCGACCGGATCGACGGCCTAATGGTAATTTTCACGACGAAGCGTGACAAGCACACAGTAAGCGTTGAGAAACATTCTTCTCGCAGTAAGCTTGTAAGGATCGTCGAAACACGCAAGCTTTTCAGTCGATTACTCCATTTCTATCCATGACAGACTTGCGATCTAAGGCGAGTGACGCACTATCGTAGTGAACGATACGTCGCCGACATCCACCTCAATCGACCCCCTTATGGACTCCTCCCAAAAATTCAAACTGATTCACCTCGACGACGAGGACGATGGGCTCACCCTATCGAAGTCACTCAAACGTCACTTGCCCGAATGGACTTGGGGGTCGGTTCGCGACGCCATTTTGAAGCGACGGGTGCAGGTCAACGGGAATCTATGCTTGGACGCTGCTCGCAAGGTAACACCGAAGGATGTGGTGAAACTCTGGAAAGACTCGCTTCCTAAACCGGTCGATGCCACGGCCATCCGACTTGCCTATGTCGACGATTTCCTCGTTGTCGTGGAGAAACCACCAGCGGTTACTTCCACACGCCACTTCGAAGAACGGGACCTTTCTAAAAAGCGGCGACAACTACAACCGACACTTGAAGAATTGGTTCCCCAAGCCCTCATCGATCACTTCCAGGCATACAAGCAATCGAGTATTCCTTCGCCCACCCGCAAACAGCAGCTTTACGAATCGGCTCGACAGCGAGAGCATCGGCTGAAGAAGTATTCGGTCATCGCCGTACATCGACTCGATCGTGATACCAGCGGTTTGATGATCTTTGCACGAACTCCATCTGTCGCTCAAACGTTGGGGTTAATGTTTCGAAAGCACGAGGTGGTCCGAAAATACCACGCTGTAGTTCACGGTTATCCCGAAGCCCAAACCTTC includes these proteins:
- a CDS encoding RluA family pseudouridine synthase, which codes for MDSSQKFKLIHLDDEDDGLTLSKSLKRHLPEWTWGSVRDAILKRRVQVNGNLCLDAARKVTPKDVVKLWKDSLPKPVDATAIRLAYVDDFLVVVEKPPAVTSTRHFEERDLSKKRRQLQPTLEELVPQALIDHFQAYKQSSIPSPTRKQQLYESARQREHRLKKYSVIAVHRLDRDTSGLMIFARTPSVAQTLGLMFRKHEVVRKYHAVVHGYPEAQTFDNILVRDRGDGVRGSKQTDAPDPTEQRAITHIQPLEKIGPYSLVECQLETGRTHQIRIHLAEAGHLLCGDTIYGRNRDGSRTEDVSGAPRQALHSATLVFKHPISGESLRFKMPWPADLFQWLKQLRSDHR